The window TTCATTGCCGGATTGAACAGAGGCGCATGCAGGTAGGCAATGCCACAGGTGCCGATACTGTGTCGCAAGCGGTCGATATCGGCTGTGAATTTTATTCCGTGCTGTTCCATTACATTACTGGCACCGCTAACCGAGGTAGCTCCGTAGTTCCCATGTTTTACGACGGTATATCCGGCTCCGGCAACGACGAAACAGGCTGCTGTAGAAATATTAAAAGTATTTTTACCGTCACCTCCGGTACCGACGATATCGATAGGATCGAATTCGGACAGATCTACCGGATTACGCATATCGAGTAAAGCGTCACGGAATCCGATAAGTTCTTCTACCGAAATACTTCTCATCAGGAATACGGTAATCAGTGAAGCGATTTGAGCATCGTTGTACTTCCCTTGCGTAATGTTTTGCAATATAATTCTTGCTTCTTCCCGACCCAAATATTGATGTTCGAATAATTTATAGAGTATATCTTTCATTTTCATATTTTTTTAATGAATGGAGAAATAACGGTCGAGGTCATGATTTCAACCAGTTATTGATAATATCCTTCCCTTGAGGAGTAAGTACCGATTCGGGATGAAATTGTATTCCTCTAACATCATATGATTTATGACGTAAAGCCATGATCTGGCCTTCGGCACTTTCAGCAGTTATTTCGAGGCAATCGGGAAAGTTATTCCGAGATACTACCCATGAATGATATCTACCTACCTGAATTTCCCGAGGTAAGCCTGCAAACAGATTATTATCTCTTGAAATATGTATCGTAGATTGTACCCCATGATATACTTCAGTCAGATTCTCGAGAGTGGCTCCGAAGACTTCGCCGATAGCTTGATGCCCCAGACAAACTCCCAATATACTTTTTGAAGACGCGTAACGTTCGATAAGCGGCAGCAATAATCCTGCTTCATTAGGAATACCAGGACCCGGTGAAAGAATGATTTTTTCGAAACGATCTATGTCTTCTAACGTGATACGGTCGTTGCGGTGAACTTCCACATCGGTTTCTCCAAGTTCTTTTACCAGATGAAATAAGTTATATGTAAAAGAATCGTAATTATCGAATATGAGTATTTTTTTCATTGTTGAATCGTTTAGAAAAATGGTGAATTAATTTTTGAGAGAGACCGCCATATCGATCGCTTTTTTTAAGGCTCCCAGTTTGTTGTTTACTTCCTGTAATTCGTATTCTTCTTTACTGTGGGCGACGATCCCTCCGCCTGCCTGAAACCAAAGTTCGTTATTGCGGCTGACGAAGGTACGAATCGTAATTGCTTGGTTGAGGTCACCGTTAAATCCTATAAAACCGATACATCCTCCGTATGCACCTCGGTTATGTGGTTCTATTTCGGAAATCAGTTGCATTGCTCTTACTTTGGGAGCCCCCGATAAAGTACCGGCCGGAAAAGTGTCGATAAAAGTTTTTATGGCATCGTTTCCTTCGTTGAGTTGTCCGCTCACTCTCGAGACCAGATGTATTACATGACTGTAATATTGGGGTTCTTTGTAAAAGACGACATTTACATCGTGGCAGTTGCGGCTGAGATCGTTGCGGGCCAAATCGACCAGCATTACATGCTCTGCATTTTCTTTCGGGTCGGCCAGCAGTGCCTCGGTAAGGTCTTTATCTTTCAGCGCGTCTCCCGTTCGTTTTGTTGTTCCTGCAATCGGGTCGATAGTTGCGGTTTTGTTTTCAATTTTGCAATGGGTTTCAGGAGAAGATCCGAAAATACGGTAACCTCCGAAATCGAAATAGAAGAGATAAGGAGACGGATTGATAGAACGCAAAGCGCGGTAAACTTTAAAATCGTCTCCCGCAAAGGGCTGAATAAAACGACGGGATATGACAATTTGGAATACGTCGCCCCGAAGACAGTGGGAGATTCCTTTGCGAACGTTCGACTTATGCTCTTCATCCGTCACCGTACTGTGTACAGGCCCGGTGAGAGAAAAATCATAGGATGCGAAGTTCCGGTTTCCGATGACCGACTCGAGATAATCCAGCCGGCTGTTTTCATTTTCTCCGAGCATTTCTACCAAAGTAAGTTCGTTTTTAAAATGATTGAAAACGATGATGTATTTGTACAAAATATAAAGTAAATCGGGAGCGTCGTTGCGCTCGTCATGACTTTCTTTTACCGGAATATGTTCGAAATATTTTACCGCATTGAAGGTCGTATAACCGTATAGGCCGCACACAGAACTGTCTTTTCCCATAACTTTAAAACGAGACATAAAACGGCCGATCGCTTTTTCTACCGTGTTTTTGTCATCTATTTTCTCTTCATTACGAGTATTATCGGGGTAAACAGTCGTACATATACCGCTGTTTACACCAATACTTGCCAGCGGGCAAAGCGCTATAAATGAGAGGCTGTTCTCTCCGGCGTGGTAATCGGAACTTTCCATAAGAGCCGATTGCGGGTATATATCGCGTACCTTCAGGTAAATGCTTACCGGCGTATGCAAATCGCCGAGAACTTGTTTGCTGTTTGTCGTATAAGTATATGTTTTCATTGTTCTTATTCAGTATCGGTTTGTAATTTCTGTATATAAGTTTCCATATCTTTATCGCCTCTTCCCGATACGGTAAGTACGACGATATCGTCGTACTTGAATTTTAATTTTGGCAGTGTTCCCAAAGCATGAGCCGATTCAAGAGCGGGAATAATGCCTTCGATTCGGGTTAGTTCGAGAGCTGCTGCCAGTGCTTCGTCATCGTCGATAGCCAAAACGGTGGCCCGGTGTTTTTGTGCCAGATTTGCATGTAACGGGCCGATTCCGGGATAATCGAGGCCGGCGGATATCGAGTAAGGCTCTTCGATTTGTCCGTCATCGCTTTGCATCACCAATGTTTTGCTTCCATGAATGATTCCCAGTTTGCCAAGTTGAATGGTAGCGGCCGAGAGACCAGTCGTGATACCTTTTCCTCCGGCTTCAGCCAGTACTATTTTAACTTTATCATTATCGAGATAATGATAAATTGTTCCGGCAGCG of the Coprobacter tertius genome contains:
- a CDS encoding anthranilate synthase component II; translated protein: MKKILIFDNYDSFTYNLFHLVKELGETDVEVHRNDRITLEDIDRFEKIILSPGPGIPNEAGLLLPLIERYASSKSILGVCLGHQAIGEVFGATLENLTEVYHGVQSTIHISRDNNLFAGLPREIQVGRYHSWVVSRNNFPDCLEITAESAEGQIMALRHKSYDVRGIQFHPESVLTPQGKDIINNWLKS
- a CDS encoding anthranilate synthase component I family protein; translated protein: MKTYTYTTNSKQVLGDLHTPVSIYLKVRDIYPQSALMESSDYHAGENSLSFIALCPLASIGVNSGICTTVYPDNTRNEEKIDDKNTVEKAIGRFMSRFKVMGKDSSVCGLYGYTTFNAVKYFEHIPVKESHDERNDAPDLLYILYKYIIVFNHFKNELTLVEMLGENENSRLDYLESVIGNRNFASYDFSLTGPVHSTVTDEEHKSNVRKGISHCLRGDVFQIVISRRFIQPFAGDDFKVYRALRSINPSPYLFYFDFGGYRIFGSSPETHCKIENKTATIDPIAGTTKRTGDALKDKDLTEALLADPKENAEHVMLVDLARNDLSRNCHDVNVVFYKEPQYYSHVIHLVSRVSGQLNEGNDAIKTFIDTFPAGTLSGAPKVRAMQLISEIEPHNRGAYGGCIGFIGFNGDLNQAITIRTFVSRNNELWFQAGGGIVAHSKEEYELQEVNNKLGALKKAIDMAVSLKN